A DNA window from Luteolibacter luteus contains the following coding sequences:
- a CDS encoding murein L,D-transpeptidase catalytic domain-containing protein: MKTAEPYQGSEDKVPSEVALAYEQRRKLESNCNWIFEVDYSINSKKPRLFVYSIADKELYRFKCSHGIGGKNRTPHDGILREVSNKDGSYCSCLGVMLTLENYDSDVVGQAVRLKGLSPTNSNMQGRGVVLHGSEYVRDTDNNTDKSVSGRSLGCLVVDDAYINRESGGKLIGWLKNGSVGVSHYGGKFSLG, encoded by the coding sequence ATGAAAACAGCAGAACCCTACCAAGGATCCGAAGATAAAGTACCATCCGAAGTCGCCCTCGCCTACGAGCAACGCCGAAAGCTTGAATCAAATTGCAATTGGATTTTTGAGGTTGATTACTCCATCAATTCCAAGAAGCCCCGGCTATTCGTTTACAGCATCGCCGACAAGGAGCTTTATCGCTTCAAATGCTCTCACGGTATCGGCGGTAAAAACAGGACACCTCATGATGGAATCTTGAGGGAAGTTTCGAACAAAGATGGATCTTACTGTAGCTGTCTGGGTGTAATGCTAACCCTTGAAAACTACGATTCCGACGTCGTAGGCCAAGCGGTTCGGCTGAAGGGCCTTTCACCCACCAATTCCAATATGCAAGGACGCGGCGTGGTCTTGCATGGGAGCGAGTATGTACGCGATACCGACAACAACACCGACAAGTCCGTTTCCGGGCGATCCCTGGGATGTCTGGTGGTAGATGATGCTTACATCAATCGAGAGAGCGGAGGGAAGTTAATCGGGTGGCTGAAGAATGGCTCGGTCGGTGTTTCGCACTACGGAGGAAAATTCAGCTTGGGGTAA
- a CDS encoding helix-turn-helix transcriptional regulator — translation MNSASSKIPQSPLTEQDVRDIVRLLGSVIAEPGGLTEKRRFLMDGLCSLVNATSWAWCMAEFDPDKPPSFVGFEHGGWDEERFARYIEAMNHPDMEEVTRPSSIELREKGTQLTRTLRQMDPPMRLENSKAGELWAKADIGTLLISQRPMDGGGISGVAVYRRLGEPHFDERESRIAHIVLSEVPWLHFQSFPDRQTPELERLYPRHRTVLNLLCEGWSRKRIADHLGLSVNTVHGYSKAIFRHFGVHSQPELIRRLTKGDGGDL, via the coding sequence ATGAACTCCGCAAGCAGCAAGATCCCACAGTCTCCGCTTACCGAGCAAGATGTGCGGGACATTGTCCGGCTTCTGGGAAGCGTGATCGCGGAGCCCGGAGGACTTACCGAGAAGCGCAGATTCCTGATGGATGGGCTGTGCAGCCTGGTCAATGCGACCAGCTGGGCATGGTGCATGGCGGAGTTCGACCCCGACAAGCCGCCATCCTTCGTCGGCTTCGAACACGGCGGCTGGGACGAGGAACGCTTCGCGCGCTACATCGAGGCGATGAACCACCCCGACATGGAGGAAGTTACCCGGCCATCCTCCATCGAGCTCAGGGAAAAGGGAACCCAGCTCACGCGCACGCTGAGACAAATGGACCCGCCCATGCGCTTGGAGAACTCCAAGGCCGGCGAGCTTTGGGCCAAGGCAGATATCGGCACCCTGCTGATCTCCCAACGCCCCATGGATGGAGGTGGAATCTCCGGTGTTGCGGTGTATCGACGTCTTGGCGAACCGCACTTCGACGAAAGGGAATCCCGCATCGCGCACATCGTCCTGAGCGAGGTGCCGTGGCTGCACTTCCAGTCGTTCCCCGATCGGCAAACACCGGAGTTGGAACGCCTCTACCCGCGGCATCGGACGGTCTTGAATCTGCTATGCGAGGGATGGTCACGGAAGCGGATCGCCGATCACCTTGGCCTGAGCGTGAATACCGTTCACGGTTACTCAAAGGCCATCTTCCGGCATTTCGGAGTTCACTCGCAGCCGGAGTTGATCCGTCGGCTCACGAAGGGTGACGGCGGAGATCTTTGA
- a CDS encoding DUF6797 domain-containing protein, whose protein sequence is MRIIVPTLLLASAVASLAQDKWYEQMQIGPAWSNTFDATINGEKTLGAVKGILVDLGEGNHALFDTETLRVVSAYKGFVHWGGTPWTGEHGHLIKIQNENPYFNVESGPGWADAAGKFDDQRAKKGFGNLEHAKFKGFFRDGKKIVFSYEVLGTPVYESLESTPNGVTRQFQVAPHKQALSLVVADDKAGVSANGTTGSSKSGLSVAVGGKGPTLSANKDRIVAKISPSTAPVTFTITYAKDGEAKAAEPVELAALTKGGEGIWKETITTPGNLSTDKKAPWVTDTVTIPEDNPWHSNIRFAGLDFVDDDTAALCTWNGDVWTVSGLKGDWKEFKWKRFASGLFEPLGLKVVNGAIMVHGRDQITRLHDLNKDGEADRYEAFFREESVSPNFHEFAFELQTDKQGNFYTCKASPVRGGGRGFDEIFPHHGTVLKISPDGTKYTVLATGLRAPGGLGVGPNGEITTGENEGSWQPRCKINYFTPKQAPVFLGTEPSKHDVKKDFHEPLCYLPMEVDNSGASQVWVPEGVDFGVKAGEMLHLSYGQSSVYRVLPAPVDDTMQGGVVKLPISLGSSAMRARFHTDGSMYVCGLRGWQTNAAAETAFQRVRRNAEVPTDLPDKVEFTRTGVKIHFEGSLDPELAADPESYSAERWNYVRGPQYGGGEFSVDKPDRDAEKLALEKESQSHKVHDKIEIKAARVSKDGHTVELDLAGHKPSMQLKVTWDLETTDGEVLKGDYYGTFRKPAK, encoded by the coding sequence ATGCGCATCATCGTCCCCACCTTGCTCCTCGCCTCCGCCGTGGCCTCGCTGGCCCAAGACAAATGGTATGAGCAAATGCAAATCGGCCCCGCCTGGAGCAATACCTTCGACGCCACCATCAATGGCGAGAAGACCCTTGGTGCCGTGAAGGGCATCCTGGTCGACCTCGGCGAGGGCAACCACGCGCTCTTCGACACCGAGACGCTCCGTGTTGTCTCCGCCTACAAGGGCTTCGTCCACTGGGGCGGCACGCCTTGGACCGGCGAGCATGGCCACCTGATCAAGATCCAGAACGAGAACCCCTACTTCAACGTCGAGTCCGGTCCGGGCTGGGCGGATGCAGCGGGCAAGTTCGACGACCAGCGCGCGAAGAAAGGCTTTGGCAATCTGGAGCACGCGAAGTTCAAGGGCTTCTTCCGCGATGGAAAGAAGATCGTCTTTTCCTACGAGGTGCTGGGCACCCCGGTATATGAGTCGCTGGAAAGCACTCCGAACGGCGTGACCCGCCAGTTCCAGGTGGCCCCGCACAAGCAGGCGCTGAGCCTGGTGGTGGCGGACGACAAGGCCGGCGTGAGCGCGAATGGCACCACGGGCAGCTCGAAGAGCGGCCTCTCCGTGGCTGTCGGCGGCAAGGGCCCGACGCTCTCCGCGAACAAGGATCGCATCGTTGCGAAGATCTCTCCATCGACCGCGCCGGTGACCTTCACGATCACCTACGCGAAGGATGGCGAAGCCAAGGCTGCCGAGCCGGTCGAGCTGGCCGCGCTGACCAAGGGGGGTGAAGGGATCTGGAAGGAAACCATCACGACCCCGGGCAATCTCTCCACCGACAAGAAGGCACCTTGGGTGACCGACACGGTGACGATTCCCGAGGACAATCCGTGGCACTCGAACATCCGCTTCGCGGGCCTCGATTTCGTGGATGATGACACCGCGGCTCTTTGCACCTGGAATGGTGACGTGTGGACCGTTTCCGGCCTGAAGGGCGATTGGAAGGAGTTCAAGTGGAAGCGCTTTGCCTCCGGTCTCTTCGAGCCGCTGGGCCTGAAGGTGGTGAATGGCGCGATCATGGTGCATGGCCGCGACCAGATCACGCGCCTGCACGACCTGAACAAGGACGGCGAGGCGGATCGCTACGAGGCTTTCTTCCGTGAGGAGTCGGTGTCGCCGAACTTCCACGAGTTCGCCTTCGAACTGCAGACGGACAAGCAGGGAAATTTCTATACCTGCAAGGCTTCGCCGGTGCGTGGTGGCGGTCGTGGTTTCGACGAGATTTTCCCGCATCACGGCACGGTCCTCAAGATCTCTCCCGATGGCACGAAGTACACGGTCCTGGCGACCGGTCTGCGCGCTCCGGGCGGCCTTGGCGTGGGCCCGAATGGCGAGATCACCACGGGTGAGAACGAAGGTTCCTGGCAGCCGCGTTGCAAGATCAACTACTTCACCCCGAAGCAGGCTCCCGTCTTCCTCGGCACCGAGCCGAGCAAGCACGACGTGAAGAAGGATTTCCACGAGCCGCTTTGCTACCTGCCGATGGAAGTCGACAACTCGGGTGCTTCCCAGGTGTGGGTGCCGGAGGGCGTGGACTTCGGCGTGAAGGCGGGCGAGATGCTGCACCTTTCCTACGGCCAGTCTTCGGTTTACCGCGTGCTGCCAGCTCCGGTGGATGACACGATGCAGGGCGGTGTGGTGAAGCTGCCGATCTCGCTGGGCTCCTCTGCGATGCGCGCGCGCTTCCACACGGATGGCTCGATGTATGTCTGCGGCCTCCGCGGATGGCAGACCAATGCCGCGGCCGAGACCGCCTTCCAGCGTGTCCGCCGCAATGCCGAGGTGCCGACCGATCTGCCGGACAAGGTGGAATTCACCCGCACCGGCGTGAAGATCCACTTCGAAGGTTCGCTCGATCCCGAGCTGGCTGCCGATCCGGAAAGCTACTCCGCCGAGCGCTGGAACTATGTCCGCGGCCCGCAATACGGCGGTGGCGAGTTCTCCGTCGACAAGCCGGACCGCGATGCCGAGAAGCTCGCACTCGAGAAGGAGTCGCAGAGCCACAAGGTTCACGACAAGATCGAGATCAAGGCGGCCCGCGTTTCCAAGGACGGCCACACTGTCGAGCTGGATCTGGCAGGCCACAAGCCGTCCATGCAGCTGAAGGTGACCTGGGACCTCGAAACCACCGATGGAGAAGTGCTGAAGGGCGACTACTACGGCACCTTCCGCAAGCCGGCGAAGTAA
- a CDS encoding discoidin domain-containing protein, giving the protein MKFLVRSERWSSGNGRRISYVRHRDGIRMKLKKAICAIVLTGVCHGSPVVVLDASSPESVEVNASQNVLLWNDVSGSNLDAIPNNASPVFPDPVRLGNGHLGIGISQSQSGGFKLLNALQADTLLDFSVATNRPKGFSALMAVKLKSLPGSTAAVMGNTSTPAGSGFAIQLAPSGLLTASLGTATVSSSQGGGALLQAGDTVVIAVVYNGEAQKLSIYESRNKQVQTLAVNRGDFGIGNDLYFGRATAAGVGVSAVVGEVQLFERPLSTAQLGEETLRMEQKWVTGSAPIQHLSVEDPADLQTSASTLTSWLDRSGSGNNASAESGSMLFPGTADPATGVRALNARTGSETLSLFNAAGQDTWLNFSGAASGKSGFTVLLAFKPSAFVADWNDLLGNDSDFPNPGFVMRTSSTGQPVVSLGGTDLRASTQITAGDTVFYAVRYDAVAGQYLFWNSKNNETLLRTLAAGDFSGSMPLRLGRSDNAGRHFQGDFLETKIFDSKISEAQLEQEKAAMNAKWKPAVLPVEVLGAEGTTEERQFHLDASQLSAAEDLWFQVNSLTYQDKGSIRINDEPWLPLNHTTTVVQAQEMARGGMVHGGFNTIRFKIPANGLREGLNRIQFRFDESDTISIGYRVVRFNVLDASGVKLLPPSRFAEDDPSTWQAPFTDQASIDEGERIWRGVTDLVTKAQGGRGRQLWNHYKAEGTNGWWYGYDLPVRKTIQAACTDCHTQDGRDLEMFSYSNRSIIERSKFHNLTTLEGQKVASYIRSLSARFANVDRAGRPWNPPYQPGPSVASRPIHEWAAGAGLDAVLDNDSDMAPYLFPNGMGDDKLDALFDTDGNYDSTLLPLAIQFPDWKHWLPMVHPMDAFTGDTYTPGVPIYFDDNMPRNPRKALVDFRNYLLTMPTDPAAKEQFLLTRRGEYLSKHTTMNGHFRFFFAVGTVDEHWRSENGLAQQALPSDMPREFAATSLSRLLSVRNFEWANEFDLQDKAHLFTDFDAIDHPQPRQWISSAFAVYPVGPHFQAAVEEVYKGQQIPANSRNFFGQSGATGTYESTNWYEIQAVLNAGQARMGGRADPVDYNYQQPLIVEACQESGVLEPFRYMHTAARMYQTKIDSRSYAPDDGSGFLIRNMGPWYLFPNVGSSPLAMMAKFNETEPGLGTRMVNAHLRQFNEEMRKPGYELEDWMRTTELPEGSQNVSNVLDDPGTEDFWSWSSRFYEAIPSFVQMGTDPVELNSLLSWCSRAWPYISWEAARNQWYATASRNSSNASRALDGVIGTRWDTGQSQANGQWFQLDLLAVRTFDRIVLDQGSSSGDWPRGYRINVSNDGINWGSAVATGVGTSGVTTISFGTRSARYIRITQTGSNGGYWSIHELGLYNAGTKLAPGGAPTGLAGAITQPRQIDLTWQPSTGSGNYNIKRSTNPGGPYTLIASNVASTSYVDAGLQEGTYYHYVVSQGAGTGESPDSIELRMMTADGRLDASGWVASASRNSSTAGNAIDRTIETRWTTGQGQTSGQWFRLDMLSARSFNRITLNQGSSVSEWPRGYQIHVSNDGTNWGSVIASGAGATGLITIDFPTQSARYIRITQTASNSSNWSIHELSVYNVGVTVPPNATPTGLLATAIYHKQIDLTWQPATGSGSYNVKRSTNPGGPYTLIASNVLATSYVDTGLEGSTSYYYVVSQGSGTAESPNSAELSVTTTNGRLDQTGWLASASRNTSNAGRAIDLTISTRWDTGQAQVPGQWFQLDMLTARTFDKIVLDQGTSANDWPRGYQVHVSNDGINWGIPVATGVGTSGITTITFAPQSARYIRITQTGTVAGLYWSIHELSIHHLGAGAPSNATPTGLVASATHHRQIDLAWQPAAGSGSYNIKRSATQGGPYTLIASNVLSTSYVDTGLEPSTYYHYVVSQGTGTGESPNSAELRVTTTDGRLDSTGWLASASRNTSNAGRAIDRTISTRWDTAETQRPGQWFRLDMLAVRSFNRITLDQGSSANDWPRGYEIHVSNDGVNWGSPIVSGTGAAGLVTIDFPTQSARYIRITQTGTVAGLYWSIHELEVYNIQPPPTQPSLPVGMAGWIARFEVTDQTQTGDDDGDGIANLWEFLFSATPPFQPLDPTINDSGALNQSASVDVSGHMRLHLTVPNIFPEGLSVRVQGSNDLINWGPVATDGGIDADNGDGTSTRVWTQINPTGSDAAMRFMRAEVIED; this is encoded by the coding sequence ATGAAATTCCTCGTTCGCAGCGAGCGTTGGTCCAGCGGAAATGGCCGGCGCATCTCCTATGTCCGGCACCGGGATGGAATTCGCATGAAGCTGAAGAAAGCTATCTGTGCGATCGTTCTCACCGGCGTCTGCCATGGCTCGCCCGTGGTGGTGCTGGACGCCTCAAGCCCTGAATCGGTGGAGGTCAACGCTTCGCAGAATGTTCTCCTATGGAACGACGTGTCCGGATCCAATCTCGACGCGATTCCTAACAATGCGAGTCCGGTTTTTCCGGATCCGGTCCGGCTTGGGAACGGCCACCTGGGAATCGGGATTTCCCAGAGCCAATCCGGCGGCTTCAAACTGCTGAATGCATTGCAAGCGGATACCCTGCTCGATTTCTCCGTCGCAACGAATCGTCCTAAGGGCTTCTCCGCCCTGATGGCAGTGAAACTGAAATCACTCCCTGGCTCCACGGCGGCGGTCATGGGAAATACGAGCACTCCTGCGGGATCCGGATTTGCCATCCAGTTGGCACCCTCGGGATTACTCACCGCGAGCTTGGGCACGGCCACTGTTTCATCCTCGCAAGGAGGCGGGGCCTTGCTGCAAGCGGGCGACACCGTCGTGATCGCGGTAGTTTACAACGGTGAAGCGCAGAAGCTCAGCATCTATGAGTCTCGCAACAAACAGGTTCAGACCCTTGCGGTGAACCGTGGCGACTTCGGCATCGGAAACGATCTGTATTTCGGACGTGCCACCGCGGCGGGTGTCGGTGTGAGCGCCGTGGTCGGTGAAGTCCAATTGTTCGAGCGCCCTCTATCCACGGCTCAGCTCGGCGAGGAAACGCTTCGAATGGAACAAAAGTGGGTGACGGGATCAGCGCCGATCCAGCACCTCTCGGTGGAAGATCCGGCCGACTTGCAGACTTCGGCGAGTACGCTGACCTCTTGGTTGGATCGTTCGGGCTCTGGAAACAATGCCTCCGCGGAATCCGGCTCCATGCTGTTCCCCGGAACCGCGGATCCTGCAACCGGCGTGCGGGCGCTGAACGCCCGGACGGGAAGCGAGACCCTGTCGCTCTTCAATGCTGCGGGCCAAGACACATGGCTGAACTTCTCCGGTGCCGCGTCCGGCAAGTCCGGCTTCACGGTGTTGCTCGCCTTCAAGCCCTCGGCATTCGTCGCGGATTGGAACGACCTCCTCGGAAACGACTCCGACTTTCCCAATCCCGGGTTTGTGATGCGGACCTCGAGCACCGGGCAACCCGTCGTCAGCCTCGGCGGAACGGACCTACGGGCAAGCACACAAATCACTGCAGGCGACACGGTTTTCTATGCGGTGCGTTATGATGCGGTGGCCGGGCAGTATCTGTTCTGGAATTCGAAGAACAACGAGACGCTTCTCCGGACCCTCGCCGCGGGCGACTTCTCCGGAAGCATGCCACTCCGCTTGGGACGGTCTGACAATGCGGGCCGACATTTCCAAGGGGATTTCCTCGAGACGAAGATTTTCGATTCGAAGATCAGCGAAGCCCAACTGGAGCAGGAGAAGGCGGCGATGAATGCCAAGTGGAAGCCTGCCGTTCTTCCCGTGGAAGTGCTCGGAGCTGAGGGCACCACCGAAGAGCGCCAGTTCCACCTCGATGCCAGCCAGCTCTCGGCTGCGGAGGATCTCTGGTTTCAGGTGAACTCGCTGACCTATCAGGACAAGGGTTCAATCCGGATCAATGACGAGCCTTGGTTGCCCCTCAATCACACGACTACCGTGGTTCAGGCTCAGGAAATGGCCCGCGGCGGAATGGTCCACGGCGGATTCAACACGATCCGATTCAAGATCCCCGCCAACGGACTGAGGGAAGGGCTCAACCGGATCCAGTTCCGCTTCGATGAATCGGACACGATCTCCATCGGCTATCGGGTCGTGCGCTTCAATGTGCTCGACGCGAGCGGCGTGAAACTTCTTCCGCCTAGTCGCTTCGCGGAAGACGATCCATCGACTTGGCAAGCGCCCTTCACGGACCAGGCCTCCATTGACGAAGGAGAGCGGATCTGGCGCGGGGTCACCGATCTGGTGACCAAGGCCCAGGGAGGCCGCGGCCGGCAGCTTTGGAACCACTACAAGGCCGAAGGCACCAATGGCTGGTGGTATGGCTACGACCTGCCCGTCCGCAAGACCATCCAGGCGGCCTGCACCGATTGCCACACTCAGGACGGGCGGGATCTGGAAATGTTCAGTTATTCGAATCGCTCCATCATCGAGCGCTCGAAGTTTCACAACCTGACCACCCTGGAAGGCCAGAAGGTCGCCTCCTACATCCGTTCCCTCTCCGCAAGGTTTGCCAACGTCGACCGCGCCGGCCGCCCTTGGAACCCGCCCTATCAACCCGGTCCATCAGTCGCCAGCCGCCCGATCCACGAATGGGCCGCCGGCGCCGGCTTGGACGCGGTGCTCGACAACGACAGCGACATGGCTCCCTACCTCTTCCCGAACGGGATGGGAGACGACAAGCTCGACGCGCTCTTCGATACCGATGGCAACTACGACAGCACCCTGCTGCCGCTGGCGATCCAGTTTCCCGATTGGAAGCACTGGCTGCCCATGGTCCACCCGATGGATGCCTTCACCGGCGACACTTACACTCCCGGGGTGCCGATCTACTTCGACGACAACATGCCGCGCAACCCGCGCAAGGCGCTTGTCGATTTCCGGAACTACCTCCTGACCATGCCGACGGACCCCGCGGCGAAGGAGCAGTTCCTCCTGACACGCCGTGGCGAGTATCTCTCCAAGCATACGACGATGAATGGGCACTTCCGCTTCTTCTTCGCCGTCGGAACTGTCGACGAGCACTGGCGGTCGGAGAATGGATTGGCGCAGCAGGCCCTGCCTTCCGATATGCCCCGCGAGTTCGCGGCGACCAGCCTTTCGCGCCTCCTCTCGGTAAGGAACTTCGAGTGGGCCAACGAGTTCGACCTTCAGGACAAGGCGCACCTGTTCACCGACTTTGACGCGATCGATCATCCTCAACCGCGCCAGTGGATCTCCTCGGCGTTCGCGGTTTACCCGGTGGGCCCTCACTTTCAGGCGGCGGTGGAAGAGGTCTACAAGGGCCAGCAGATCCCTGCAAACAGCCGGAATTTCTTCGGGCAGTCCGGCGCGACCGGAACCTACGAGTCCACCAATTGGTACGAGATCCAAGCCGTTCTCAATGCCGGCCAGGCCCGGATGGGCGGCAGGGCGGACCCGGTGGACTACAACTATCAGCAGCCACTCATCGTCGAAGCCTGCCAGGAGTCGGGAGTTCTCGAGCCGTTCCGCTACATGCATACCGCGGCGCGGATGTATCAGACCAAGATCGATAGCCGCTCGTATGCCCCGGATGACGGGTCGGGCTTCCTGATCCGCAACATGGGTCCTTGGTATCTGTTTCCAAACGTGGGAAGCAGCCCGCTCGCGATGATGGCGAAGTTCAATGAAACGGAGCCAGGTCTCGGCACCCGGATGGTCAATGCCCACCTCAGGCAGTTCAATGAGGAGATGAGGAAACCGGGCTACGAGCTCGAGGACTGGATGCGTACCACCGAGCTTCCGGAAGGCTCGCAGAACGTCTCCAACGTGCTCGATGACCCGGGCACGGAAGACTTCTGGTCGTGGTCGTCCAGGTTCTATGAAGCGATCCCGTCCTTCGTCCAAATGGGAACCGATCCCGTGGAGTTGAACTCGCTGCTGAGTTGGTGCAGTCGCGCCTGGCCTTATATCTCCTGGGAGGCGGCGAGGAACCAGTGGTATGCGACCGCCTCCCGCAATTCGTCCAATGCCTCGAGGGCACTCGACGGCGTCATCGGTACCCGCTGGGACACCGGCCAATCCCAAGCGAATGGGCAGTGGTTCCAGCTTGATTTGCTGGCGGTGCGGACCTTTGACCGAATCGTCCTGGATCAGGGCAGCTCGAGCGGAGATTGGCCGCGCGGTTACCGGATCAATGTCTCGAACGACGGCATCAACTGGGGAAGCGCGGTCGCCACAGGAGTCGGAACATCCGGCGTGACCACGATTTCATTCGGAACACGATCGGCACGCTACATCCGGATCACGCAAACGGGGTCAAACGGCGGCTACTGGAGCATCCATGAGTTGGGCCTCTACAATGCGGGAACGAAGTTGGCACCCGGAGGAGCACCGACCGGATTGGCGGGAGCGATCACGCAGCCGAGGCAGATTGATTTGACCTGGCAGCCTTCGACCGGCTCCGGAAACTACAACATCAAGCGCTCCACCAATCCGGGTGGTCCCTATACTCTGATTGCTTCCAATGTCGCATCGACAAGCTACGTCGACGCGGGACTGCAGGAAGGCACCTACTATCACTACGTGGTCTCGCAAGGTGCCGGCACGGGAGAGAGTCCGGACTCGATTGAATTGCGGATGATGACTGCGGACGGACGGCTTGATGCAAGCGGTTGGGTCGCAAGTGCCTCAAGAAACTCAAGCACCGCCGGCAACGCGATCGACCGGACCATCGAGACCCGCTGGACCACCGGCCAAGGCCAAACGTCCGGACAGTGGTTCCGGCTCGACATGTTGTCGGCCCGATCCTTCAACCGGATCACCCTCAACCAAGGGAGCTCGGTGAGCGAGTGGCCGCGCGGTTACCAGATCCACGTCTCTAACGACGGCACGAACTGGGGCAGCGTCATCGCGTCGGGAGCGGGTGCCACCGGCCTGATCACGATTGATTTCCCGACTCAATCGGCGCGCTACATCCGGATCACCCAAACCGCATCGAACAGCTCCAACTGGAGCATCCACGAGCTCTCCGTCTATAACGTGGGCGTGACCGTGCCGCCGAACGCGACACCGACCGGATTGCTGGCAACCGCCATCTACCACAAGCAGATTGATCTGACTTGGCAGCCTGCCACCGGCTCCGGAAGCTACAACGTCAAGAGGTCGACCAATCCTGGTGGCCCCTACACGCTGATTGCCTCGAACGTCCTGGCGACAAGCTATGTCGACACGGGGCTTGAGGGTTCCACCTCTTACTACTACGTGGTATCACAGGGATCTGGCACAGCGGAGAGTCCGAACTCGGCTGAATTGAGCGTAACGACTACAAACGGACGACTAGATCAAACCGGTTGGCTGGCGAGTGCCTCGAGAAACACAAGCAACGCGGGCAGGGCGATTGATCTGACGATCAGCACCCGCTGGGACACCGGCCAAGCCCAGGTGCCTGGACAGTGGTTCCAGCTCGATATGTTGACGGCCAGGACCTTTGATAAGATCGTCCTGGATCAGGGGACCTCGGCAAATGATTGGCCGCGCGGCTACCAGGTCCATGTCTCCAACGACGGTATCAACTGGGGAATCCCGGTCGCCACGGGTGTCGGGACATCTGGTATCACCACGATCACGTTCGCGCCACAATCGGCGCGCTACATCCGGATCACCCAGACAGGGACGGTCGCAGGGCTCTACTGGAGCATCCATGAACTCTCCATTCACCACCTCGGCGCGGGCGCGCCATCGAATGCGACACCGACCGGATTGGTGGCAAGCGCCACGCACCACAGGCAGATCGATTTGGCCTGGCAGCCAGCTGCTGGATCCGGAAGCTACAATATCAAGCGATCGGCCACCCAAGGAGGTCCCTACACGCTGATTGCTTCGAACGTCCTGTCGACAAGCTATGTGGACACGGGCCTTGAGCCGTCCACCTATTATCACTACGTGGTGTCTCAGGGCACCGGCACGGGCGAGAGTCCGAACTCGGCGGAATTAAGGGTGACGACCACGGACGGAAGACTGGATTCAACCGGTTGGCTGGCGAGCGCCTCGAGAAACACAAGCAATGCGGGCAGGGCGATTGACCGGACGATCAGCACCCGCTGGGACACCGCCGAGACGCAAAGGCCCGGCCAGTGGTTCCGACTCGACATGCTTGCGGTCCGTTCCTTCAACCGGATCACCCTCGATCAAGGGAGTTCGGCAAATGATTGGCCCCGCGGATACGAGATCCATGTCTCCAACGACGGCGTGAATTGGGGCAGCCCCATTGTGTCGGGGACGGGTGCTGCCGGTCTGGTCACGATCGACTTCCCGACTCAATCGGCCCGTTACATCCGGATCACCCAGACAGGGACGGTCGCAGGCCTCTACTGGAGTATTCACGAGCTTGAAGTCTACAACATCCAGCCTCCGCCGACGCAGCCTTCCCTGCCGGTGGGCATGGCTGGATGGATCGCACGGTTCGAAGTCACTGACCAAACACAAACGGGCGACGATGATGGTGACGGCATTGCAAATCTATGGGAGTTCCTCTTCTCTGCGACTCCGCCGTTCCAGCCTCTGGATCCGACCATCAACGATAGCGGGGCCCTCAATCAGTCGGCGAGCGTCGATGTTTCGGGCCACATGCGACTACATCTCACCGTGCCGAACATTTTCCCCGAGGGGTTGAGTGTCCGGGTCCAAGGGAGCAATGATCTGATCAACTGGGGTCCTGTCGCCACCGATGGCGGCATCGACGCGGACAACGGCGACGGAACTTCGACACGTGTCTGGACCCAGATCAACCCCACGGGCAGCGACGCGGCCATGAGATTCATGCGAGCCGAAGTGATTGAAGACTGA
- a CDS encoding MBL fold metallo-hydrolase, whose translation MMLYDTTADVIRKALRGLDLAPSEAAARAGLPEKDVMAAARGPVSREVLEQLAPALGLSPLALAGLPDFVPPACELPQITRLELPFDDETVNAWLVQDGAGGNVLFDAGDGPQDVAQALDAQGTGQLDIFITHEHHDHVGGLPALRARIRSLAGPAEGERLKGGERLERGALSIRAIPLPGHCLGALGYVIEGLAVPVCVTGDALFAGSMGGCAPGEPYREALAANRKEVLSLPPETILLPGHGPASTAGSELLANPFLAKDVIQR comes from the coding sequence ATGATGCTCTACGACACCACTGCCGATGTCATCCGGAAGGCCCTGCGGGGGCTGGATCTGGCACCATCGGAGGCAGCGGCGCGGGCCGGGCTTCCGGAGAAGGATGTGATGGCCGCCGCCCGGGGACCCGTTTCCCGGGAAGTGCTGGAGCAGCTTGCCCCGGCGCTGGGGCTGTCGCCGCTGGCGCTGGCCGGCTTGCCGGATTTTGTCCCGCCTGCCTGCGAACTTCCGCAGATCACGCGCTTGGAACTGCCATTCGATGACGAAACGGTGAATGCTTGGCTCGTCCAGGATGGCGCGGGTGGAAATGTGCTCTTTGATGCCGGGGATGGCCCGCAGGATGTGGCGCAGGCGCTTGACGCCCAAGGCACCGGGCAACTGGATATTTTCATCACCCATGAGCACCACGACCACGTGGGCGGGCTACCTGCGCTGCGTGCGCGGATCCGCAGCTTGGCGGGCCCTGCGGAGGGGGAACGGCTAAAAGGCGGCGAGCGTTTGGAACGCGGTGCACTTTCCATCCGGGCGATTCCGCTGCCCGGCCACTGTCTGGGGGCGCTCGGCTACGTGATCGAGGGGCTGGCAGTCCCGGTCTGCGTCACCGGCGATGCGCTTTTTGCCGGATCCATGGGGGGCTGCGCGCCGGGGGAGCCTTATCGTGAGGCACTCGCGGCAAACCGGAAGGAGGTCCTGAGCCTGCCTCCGGAGACGATTCTTCTGCCCGGCCACGGTCCGGCTTCCACCGCAGGAAGTGAATTGCTGGCAAACCCTTTTCTCGCCAAAGACGTAATACAAAGGTGA